From Etheostoma spectabile isolate EspeVRDwgs_2016 chromosome 8, UIUC_Espe_1.0, whole genome shotgun sequence, a single genomic window includes:
- the parvg gene encoding gamma-parvin isoform X1: MEAAVFQYHKEDDTVDVESFQGEKQKLIQPASLKDPKFEKLKEALVCWINSTLKPDHIVVQSLEEDLYDGLVLHHLLSRLAGVHLSVEDMALTSPAQIRKLGVIQEELDKRLSLQDSSQIKWNVKLIHNKDLLATIHLLVAMVRAFQPELGLPPNVKVEVIVLEVSRGGIKSDIQTEVLTEERDAGSGSLNKTEMEDPIDQLLKLDGHKVNMVKKAILHFVNQKMSTMGLEVADMDKQFADGVILLLLLGQLEGFFIPLYDFNLTPVSPSEMLHNVTLALDLLNDTGLQVASVDPQGHHNTTDSSTRCISLWMKREAELTKQHLSEYSAAVLCVHISYHTGDSITGVLNLKDHET, from the exons ATGGAAGCTGCTGTCTTTCAGTATCACAAAGAGGATGACACTGTGGACGTTGAATCTTTTCAGG GCGAGAAGCAGAAGCTGATTCAGCCGGCGTCTTTAAAAGACCCCAAATTTGAAAAGCTAAAGGAG GCACTGGTTTGTTGGATCAATAGCACTTTGAAACCGGATCACATagtggttcagagtctggaggaGGATCTGTACGACGGGCTGGTGCTTCATCACCTGCTGT CCAGGTTGGCCGGTGTGCACTTGTCTGTAGAGGATATGGCACTAACCAGCCCTGCTCAGATCCGCAAGCTGGGAGTGATCCAGGAGGAGTTGGACAAGAGACTGAGCCTGCAGGACAGCAGCCAGATCAAGTGGAACGTCAAAC TCATCCACAACAAAGACCTTCTGGCCACTATTCATCTGCTGGTTGCCATGGTGAGAGCTTTCCAGCCTGAACTGGGTTTGCCACCAAATGTTAAAGTTGAAGTCATAGTTTTGGAA GTGAGCAGAGGTGGAATCAAATCAGATATACAGACAGAGGTCCTGACAGAGGAAAG GGATGCAGGTTCAGGCTCTCTCAACAAGACTGAAA TGGAAGATCCCATCGATCAACTGCTGAAGCTTGATGGTCACAAGGTCAACATGGTGAAGAAG gCTATCTTACACTTTGTCAACCAGAAAATGTCGACCATGGGTCTGGAGGTGGCTGATATGGACAaacag TTTGCTGACGGTGTGATTCTACTGCTGCTGCTCGGACAGCTGGAAGGCTTCTTCATCCCGCTCTATGACTTCAACCTGACACCTGTCAGTCCCTCTGAGATG CTCCACAATGTGACCTTGGCCTTGGACCTCCTTAATGACACAGGCCTTCAAGTGGCCAGCGTTGATCCACAAG GTCACCACAACACCACTGACTCCTCAACAAG ATGCATCTCTCTGTGGATGAAAAGGGAAGCAGAGCTAACAAAGCAGCATCTCTCTGAGTATTCAGCTGCTGTATTGTGTGTACACATCAGTTATCACACAGGTGACAGTATCACGGGAGTTTTAAATCTAAAGGACCATGAGACTTAA
- the parvg gene encoding gamma-parvin isoform X2 — protein sequence MEAAVFQYHKEDDTVDVESFQGEKQKLIQPASLKDPKFEKLKEALVCWINSTLKPDHIVVQSLEEDLYDGLVLHHLLSRLAGVHLSVEDMALTSPAQIRKLGVIQEELDKRLSLQDSSQIKWNVKLIHNKDLLATIHLLVAMVRAFQPELGLPPNVKVEVIVLEVSRGGIKSDIQTEVLTEERDAGSGSLNKTEMEDPIDQLLKLDGHKVNMVKKAILHFVNQKMSTMGLEVADMDKQFADGVILLLLLGQLEGFFIPLYDFNLTPVSPSEMLHNVTLALDLLNDTGLQVASVDPQGHHNTTDSSTRKQMMSPPILEPIQNVDRKHESYLPNLSH from the exons ATGGAAGCTGCTGTCTTTCAGTATCACAAAGAGGATGACACTGTGGACGTTGAATCTTTTCAGG GCGAGAAGCAGAAGCTGATTCAGCCGGCGTCTTTAAAAGACCCCAAATTTGAAAAGCTAAAGGAG GCACTGGTTTGTTGGATCAATAGCACTTTGAAACCGGATCACATagtggttcagagtctggaggaGGATCTGTACGACGGGCTGGTGCTTCATCACCTGCTGT CCAGGTTGGCCGGTGTGCACTTGTCTGTAGAGGATATGGCACTAACCAGCCCTGCTCAGATCCGCAAGCTGGGAGTGATCCAGGAGGAGTTGGACAAGAGACTGAGCCTGCAGGACAGCAGCCAGATCAAGTGGAACGTCAAAC TCATCCACAACAAAGACCTTCTGGCCACTATTCATCTGCTGGTTGCCATGGTGAGAGCTTTCCAGCCTGAACTGGGTTTGCCACCAAATGTTAAAGTTGAAGTCATAGTTTTGGAA GTGAGCAGAGGTGGAATCAAATCAGATATACAGACAGAGGTCCTGACAGAGGAAAG GGATGCAGGTTCAGGCTCTCTCAACAAGACTGAAA TGGAAGATCCCATCGATCAACTGCTGAAGCTTGATGGTCACAAGGTCAACATGGTGAAGAAG gCTATCTTACACTTTGTCAACCAGAAAATGTCGACCATGGGTCTGGAGGTGGCTGATATGGACAaacag TTTGCTGACGGTGTGATTCTACTGCTGCTGCTCGGACAGCTGGAAGGCTTCTTCATCCCGCTCTATGACTTCAACCTGACACCTGTCAGTCCCTCTGAGATG CTCCACAATGTGACCTTGGCCTTGGACCTCCTTAATGACACAGGCCTTCAAGTGGCCAGCGTTGATCCACAAG GTCACCACAACACCACTGACTCCTCAACAAG aaaacaaaTGATGTCCCCTCCAATACTGGAGCCCATCCAAAATGTTGACAGAAAACATGAGTCATATCTGCCTAACTTGTCACACTGA
- the parvg gene encoding gamma-parvin isoform X3 — protein sequence MEAAVFQYHKEDDTVDVESFQGEKQKLIQPASLKDPKFEKLKEALVCWINSTLKPDHIVVQSLEEDLYDGLVLHHLLSRLAGVHLSVEDMALTSPAQIRKLGVIQEELDKRLSLQDSSQIKWNVKLIHNKDLLATIHLLVAMVRAFQPELGLPPNVKVEVIVLEVSRGGIKSDIQTEVLTEERDAGSGSLNKTEMEDPIDQLLKLDGHKVNMVKKAILHFVNQKMSTMGLEVADMDKQFADGVILLLLLGQLEGFFIPLYDFNLTPVSPSEMLHNVTLALDLLNDTGLQVASVDPQDIVSQDDIATLKVLYALFKKHKDK from the exons ATGGAAGCTGCTGTCTTTCAGTATCACAAAGAGGATGACACTGTGGACGTTGAATCTTTTCAGG GCGAGAAGCAGAAGCTGATTCAGCCGGCGTCTTTAAAAGACCCCAAATTTGAAAAGCTAAAGGAG GCACTGGTTTGTTGGATCAATAGCACTTTGAAACCGGATCACATagtggttcagagtctggaggaGGATCTGTACGACGGGCTGGTGCTTCATCACCTGCTGT CCAGGTTGGCCGGTGTGCACTTGTCTGTAGAGGATATGGCACTAACCAGCCCTGCTCAGATCCGCAAGCTGGGAGTGATCCAGGAGGAGTTGGACAAGAGACTGAGCCTGCAGGACAGCAGCCAGATCAAGTGGAACGTCAAAC TCATCCACAACAAAGACCTTCTGGCCACTATTCATCTGCTGGTTGCCATGGTGAGAGCTTTCCAGCCTGAACTGGGTTTGCCACCAAATGTTAAAGTTGAAGTCATAGTTTTGGAA GTGAGCAGAGGTGGAATCAAATCAGATATACAGACAGAGGTCCTGACAGAGGAAAG GGATGCAGGTTCAGGCTCTCTCAACAAGACTGAAA TGGAAGATCCCATCGATCAACTGCTGAAGCTTGATGGTCACAAGGTCAACATGGTGAAGAAG gCTATCTTACACTTTGTCAACCAGAAAATGTCGACCATGGGTCTGGAGGTGGCTGATATGGACAaacag TTTGCTGACGGTGTGATTCTACTGCTGCTGCTCGGACAGCTGGAAGGCTTCTTCATCCCGCTCTATGACTTCAACCTGACACCTGTCAGTCCCTCTGAGATG CTCCACAATGTGACCTTGGCCTTGGACCTCCTTAATGACACAGGCCTTCAAGTGGCCAGCGTTGATCCACAAG ATATTGTCTCTCAGGACGACATTGCCACGTTGAAGGTCCTGTACGCCCTGTTCAAGAAGCACAAAGATAAATGA